A genome region from Flavobacterium sp. CFS9 includes the following:
- a CDS encoding VOC family protein: MLTLNKVHHIAILCSDYQKSKTFYTEILGLNIIREVYREERQSYKLDLSLNGIYVVELFSFPNPPKRPSRPEAVGLRHLAFEVINLEETIAFLNTKNIESEPIRIDEFTEKRFTFIADPDELPIEFYER, translated from the coding sequence ATGCTTACCTTAAATAAAGTTCATCATATTGCCATTTTATGCTCGGATTATCAAAAGTCTAAAACTTTCTACACTGAAATTTTAGGACTGAACATTATCAGAGAGGTCTATCGCGAAGAGCGCCAGTCTTATAAACTTGACCTGTCCTTAAATGGCATTTATGTAGTCGAATTGTTTTCATTTCCCAATCCACCGAAACGGCCTTCAAGACCCGAAGCGGTTGGCTTGCGTCACTTGGCTTTTGAAGTCATTAACTTAGAAGAAACCATCGCTTTTTTAAACACTAAAAACATCGAATCAGAACCTATCCGAATCGATGAATTCACCGAAAAACGATTCACTTTTATCGCCGATCCGGACGAATTGCCTATTGAATTTTATGAGAGATAA
- a CDS encoding chloride channel protein, which yields MNKTAKIKKNHQFIVLKKLVIVSVLIGFLSAFLGISLKKITEYYEEIFFHEVSVNPIFYILFPVFGLSVIYFLRQYLFKKKENKGIKEVFESTKSSSKNLPSYKIPSHFINGLLTVIFGGSTGIEVSTVVATATIGSVAQQKENVFRQYKTELICAGVAAGVTALFSSPIAGILFAFEVISRKVTRAFIISNIIAVSIAFGLLTILKEEPLFAVSITTWHLKAIPYFILLGILAGINSVYLTRCVLFFKSQFSRIDTHYYKILIGSVVLSVSLFIFPQLYGEGYHAIKGIFSTTSEIPLTITLSLTLIGILILKPIVTSITLASGGDGGVFAPSLFIGAFLGLLLASVLNTFFHVHVIPINFMIIGMAAVLSASIHAPFTAIFLVCGLTNDYTLFLPILVVCLISKYTAKMIYPYTVYSYSPSISK from the coding sequence ATGAACAAAACGGCGAAAATCAAAAAAAATCATCAATTTATTGTCCTCAAAAAATTAGTTATTGTTTCGGTATTAATTGGCTTTCTTTCTGCCTTTTTAGGAATCTCACTCAAAAAAATCACCGAGTATTACGAAGAAATCTTCTTTCATGAAGTCTCTGTAAATCCTATTTTTTACATACTATTCCCGGTTTTCGGATTGTCTGTTATTTACTTTCTGAGACAATATCTCTTTAAGAAAAAAGAAAACAAGGGCATTAAAGAAGTTTTCGAGAGTACTAAATCCTCTTCCAAAAACCTGCCTTCTTATAAAATTCCATCCCACTTTATCAACGGATTACTGACGGTCATTTTTGGAGGCTCTACCGGAATTGAGGTTTCAACCGTAGTAGCCACCGCCACCATTGGTTCTGTTGCACAACAAAAAGAAAATGTGTTTCGCCAATACAAAACCGAACTAATATGTGCAGGAGTTGCAGCAGGAGTAACCGCTTTATTCAGCAGTCCGATTGCAGGAATTTTATTTGCCTTCGAAGTTATTTCACGAAAAGTAACCCGTGCTTTTATTATTTCGAATATTATTGCCGTTTCCATTGCTTTTGGCTTGCTTACTATCTTAAAAGAAGAACCCTTATTTGCTGTATCTATTACCACCTGGCATTTAAAAGCCATTCCTTACTTCATCCTTTTAGGAATTCTGGCCGGAATAAATTCAGTTTATCTGACCCGTTGCGTTTTATTTTTTAAATCTCAATTCTCACGAATCGATACACATTATTATAAAATCTTAATTGGTTCTGTGGTTTTAAGTGTTTCTCTTTTTATTTTCCCTCAATTGTATGGAGAAGGATATCACGCTATAAAAGGAATATTCAGCACTACTTCTGAAATTCCATTAACCATAACTTTATCACTGACACTGATTGGTATATTGATTCTTAAACCAATTGTAACCTCTATCACACTGGCCTCCGGGGGCGATGGCGGTGTATTTGCTCCGAGTTTGTTCATTGGTGCTTTTTTAGGATTACTATTGGCATCTGTATTGAATACCTTTTTTCACGTACACGTAATTCCGATAAACTTTATGATTATTGGTATGGCGGCCGTATTAAGCGCCAGTATCCATGCCCCTTTTACAGCAATATTCTTAGTCTGCGGTTTAACAAACGATTATACCTTATTCCTGCCTATTCTTGTGGTTTGCCTGATTTCTAAATATACCGCAAAAATGATATATCCTTACACCGTATATTCTTATTCTCCCAGCATTTCAAAATAA
- a CDS encoding 2TM domain-containing protein: METNFNREQEDFELQKIASKKVVKLKAFYTHVIFYVAGLILYILKDYFGLPLNIFPVQYLNGFVMCIWTTAFVVSAIDIFASLKIFGEEWEERKMKSILEKKEKKQKWE; this comes from the coding sequence ATGGAAACTAATTTTAATAGAGAACAGGAAGATTTCGAACTTCAAAAGATAGCGAGCAAAAAGGTTGTAAAGTTAAAGGCTTTTTATACCCATGTGATTTTCTATGTTGCTGGTCTTATACTTTATATTTTAAAAGATTATTTTGGACTTCCGCTTAATATTTTTCCTGTACAATATCTGAACGGATTTGTCATGTGTATCTGGACAACTGCTTTTGTGGTATCGGCGATAGATATATTTGCTTCTCTTAAAATTTTTGGAGAAGAGTGGGAAGAGCGTAAAATGAAGAGCATCTTAGAGAAAAAAGAAAAAAAACAAAAATGGGAGTAA
- a CDS encoding four helix bundle protein — protein sequence MSHFRKILVWQKSISLVTKIYKVTNRFPKEEMFGLTSQIRRSSISVPSNIAEGSGRESTKEFLRFLFISLGSLFEMQTQLEIAKNIIYINEEEFNLLYEDSREIERMLASLIKKLKDNN from the coding sequence ATGAGTCATTTTAGAAAAATTTTAGTTTGGCAAAAATCAATTTCCTTAGTTACCAAAATTTACAAAGTAACAAATAGGTTTCCAAAAGAAGAAATGTTTGGATTAACTTCGCAAATACGTCGGAGTTCAATTTCCGTTCCGAGCAATATTGCAGAAGGATCAGGTAGAGAAAGTACTAAAGAATTTTTGCGATTTTTATTTATTTCTCTAGGTTCTCTATTTGAAATGCAGACTCAGCTTGAAATTGCAAAAAATATAATTTACATAAACGAAGAAGAATTTAACCTTTTATACGAGGACAGTCGAGAGATTGAAAGGATGTTAGCGTCGTTAATTAAAAAATTAAAAGACAATAATTGA
- a CDS encoding 2TM domain-containing protein, translating to MGQFRRQMYEDYSHEFSTDESFNLAYKKVKRIKGFYSHLRVYIMVNIIIIISSLNKPYVSGDFVIRGFNDWEIYSTAFFWGIALVIHGISVFGPDVFFNRDWEQKKIQKIMEKEAENKNKWK from the coding sequence ATGGGACAGTTTAGAAGACAGATGTACGAAGATTATTCACATGAGTTTAGTACAGATGAAAGTTTCAATTTAGCATACAAAAAAGTAAAACGAATTAAAGGTTTTTATTCGCATTTGAGAGTTTATATTATGGTGAATATTATCATCATTATTTCAAGTCTGAATAAACCTTATGTTAGCGGTGACTTTGTAATTAGGGGATTTAATGACTGGGAAATTTACTCGACTGCATTTTTTTGGGGAATTGCTTTAGTGATTCATGGAATTTCTGTTTTTGGCCCTGATGTTTTTTTCAATAGAGATTGGGAGCAAAAGAAAATTCAAAAAATAATGGAGAAAGAGGCTGAAAATAAAAATAAATGGAAGTAA
- a CDS encoding 2TM domain-containing protein, which yields MKDHRNSFADLKSGTIMCFKISMVFTILFCAFLGTDLNVENVLLTFGISCLYSFGLGFGNGFINVLLDKKWDWLEQTNLRVYYGILITILYTVPVVLGINYVVCVFVQHLPPDQFFSERMIWAHLFYVILSLGVSTFMQARSFMVKWKQASKFEVTQQKIIAGTANAKFESLKNQIDPHFLFNSLNVLSSLIEENPDNAQRFTTSLSKIYRYVLEQKDKELVSVEDELSFAKTYMNLLKMRFENSLFYELPTTNINPEAKVVPLSLQLLLENTVKHNIVSEQKPLHIRIFVDGDYLAIQNDFQKKEVLQDRQGVGLQNIVNRYSIVTNRKVLIEQNEENFTVKIPILTKQITVMETSAEYSDENKAYFRAKKRVEELKGFYGNVISYCCVVPFLIFINLRYSPGFQWFWFSALGWGFGVVMHAFKVFGYSSDWEERKIREILERENKQKNWK from the coding sequence ATGAAAGATCATAGAAACTCATTTGCCGATTTAAAAAGTGGAACCATTATGTGTTTCAAGATTTCTATGGTCTTTACCATTTTATTCTGCGCCTTTTTGGGTACCGATTTAAATGTTGAAAATGTATTGCTGACCTTCGGGATTAGCTGTCTTTACTCTTTTGGATTGGGCTTTGGCAACGGATTTATCAACGTTCTTTTAGATAAAAAGTGGGATTGGCTGGAACAAACCAATCTACGAGTGTACTACGGAATTTTGATTACCATATTGTATACCGTTCCGGTTGTTTTGGGAATCAATTATGTTGTTTGCGTATTTGTTCAGCATCTTCCGCCGGATCAGTTTTTTAGTGAAAGGATGATTTGGGCTCACCTTTTTTATGTGATTCTGTCTCTCGGAGTTTCAACTTTCATGCAGGCCCGAAGCTTTATGGTGAAGTGGAAACAGGCTTCCAAATTTGAAGTAACACAGCAAAAAATTATTGCAGGAACGGCAAATGCTAAATTCGAAAGTTTAAAAAATCAAATAGACCCGCATTTCCTTTTTAACAGTTTAAACGTTCTTAGTTCACTAATCGAAGAAAATCCGGATAATGCACAACGATTTACAACCTCATTGTCTAAAATATACCGTTATGTTTTAGAGCAGAAGGATAAAGAGTTAGTTTCTGTTGAAGATGAACTGTCGTTTGCTAAAACCTATATGAATTTGCTAAAAATGCGATTCGAGAACAGTTTGTTTTATGAATTACCAACGACAAATATTAATCCCGAGGCAAAAGTAGTTCCGTTATCCTTACAGCTTTTACTGGAGAATACGGTAAAACACAATATCGTCAGCGAGCAAAAACCGTTGCATATCAGGATTTTTGTGGATGGAGATTATCTGGCGATACAAAATGATTTTCAGAAAAAAGAAGTTTTACAGGACAGGCAGGGAGTAGGATTGCAGAACATTGTGAACCGATATTCAATTGTAACCAACAGAAAGGTTCTGATTGAACAAAACGAAGAAAATTTCACCGTTAAAATTCCAATTTTAACCAAACAAATTACAGTTATGGAAACAAGTGCAGAATATAGTGATGAGAATAAAGCTTATTTCAGAGCGAAGAAAAGAGTAGAGGAACTGAAAGGTTTTTACGGTAACGTAATTTCATATTGTTGTGTGGTACCATTTTTAATTTTTATAAATTTGAGGTACTCTCCTGGATTTCAATGGTTTTGGTTCTCGGCTTTAGGCTGGGGGTTTGGAGTTGTCATGCATGCTTTTAAAGTGTTTGGGTACAGCTCAGATTGGGAAGAACGAAAAATAAGAGAGATTTTGGAACGCGAAAACAAACAAAAAAACTGGAAATAG
- a CDS encoding 2TM domain-containing protein has product MEKDFIEAERFYQAKKKVKEIREFYEHLAVFIMVNIIVIAVNLITSPGYLWFVWCVLGWGVGVVIHGLTVFNIPPFFSKDWEERKIKEILEKERTGKSDHNYGN; this is encoded by the coding sequence ATGGAAAAGGATTTTATAGAAGCAGAACGTTTTTATCAGGCTAAGAAAAAAGTAAAAGAAATTAGAGAGTTTTACGAGCATTTGGCAGTTTTTATTATGGTAAACATTATTGTGATAGCCGTAAATCTTATAACTTCTCCCGGTTACTTATGGTTTGTCTGGTGTGTTTTGGGTTGGGGAGTTGGAGTAGTGATTCATGGGCTGACAGTGTTTAATATTCCGCCTTTTTTTAGTAAAGACTGGGAAGAGAGAAAAATCAAAGAAATTTTAGAAAAAGAAAGAACCGGCAAATCTGATCATAATTATGGAAACTAA
- a CDS encoding HPP family protein, with the protein MPVPNIKRGYRKTRYILYKETLIDFKEHFWSFLGSFVGIGILAYLESIHFGGSDLVYLIGSFGASSVLIYGIIQSPFSQPRNLIGGHLISAIIGVSVNKLVPDIVWIAAPLAVSLSIIFMQITKTLHPPGGATALIAVTASPQIKNLGYMYVLSPVLVGVLILFVTALIFNNMTSSRIYPSHSTYHKHYHKIRKRLSRKRS; encoded by the coding sequence ATGCCCGTTCCAAACATAAAAAGAGGTTACCGCAAAACACGTTACATTCTTTACAAAGAAACTTTAATTGACTTCAAAGAGCATTTTTGGTCATTTCTGGGATCTTTTGTCGGAATTGGAATTTTGGCTTATTTGGAGTCAATACATTTTGGAGGAAGTGACCTTGTCTATCTGATTGGTTCTTTTGGCGCTTCAAGTGTTTTGATTTACGGAATCATACAGAGTCCGTTTTCACAGCCCAGAAATTTAATTGGAGGTCATTTAATTTCAGCAATAATTGGAGTTTCCGTAAATAAACTAGTTCCGGATATTGTATGGATCGCTGCACCACTGGCCGTGTCTCTTTCCATTATTTTCATGCAGATTACCAAGACACTTCACCCGCCCGGAGGAGCCACTGCGCTTATCGCTGTCACTGCTTCCCCGCAAATAAAAAATCTGGGATATATGTATGTACTGTCTCCTGTGTTAGTTGGAGTACTGATTTTATTTGTGACCGCCTTAATTTTCAACAACATGACTTCCAGCAGAATTTATCCAAGTCACAGCACCTACCACAAACACTATCATAAGATTAGAAAACGTCTGAGCAGAAAGCGATCATAA
- a CDS encoding TonB-dependent receptor, whose amino-acid sequence MKTKITLILLLFTIFTFAQNTISGKVVDQKGKPVQGANIYIDGTYDGATSSEDGSFSFETSEKGNKFLVVSFLLFETFKQEIDVANYKDQTVKLRENVNALDAVVITAGTLESGDKARVSVLKPLDIVTTAGSAGNIIAALQTLPGTQSVGEDGRLFVRGGEASETQTFVDGLRVAQPYGATTNNLPTRSRFSPFLFSGIAFSTGGYSAEYGEALSSVLLLNTQDEPDQNKTDIALMTVGLGVGNTQKWKKSSFSINTNYINLAPYQAVIPQNVDWNNPYQSLGGEAVYRYNFERGIFKFYAAFDAEKFDLNQKNVNFANPIRTDLDNNNFYLNASYKGDFGTGWQLTSGISYGYSKNKIKFDINDVDNNENAAQLKLKLRKNISNYFKLSFGADYFITKFNENYTDNSTINTANGYNSNIAAFYTEGDILFSKKLAAKVGFRLSNNSLLNETNIAPRASLAYKISKTSQFSFAYGDFTQTPVVDYIKYSKYHQFESEKARHYILNYQFTKPGQTFRAEAYYKDYSNLVQYNTRDIQYNSVFNNNGSGYAKGLDLFWRDSNLHKNLEYWISYSYIDSERQYKNFPAMVTPSFVAHHTLSVVTKYFITDWKSQIGFTNSFSSGRPYNDPNQTQFMNGRTKAYNSLSFNWAYLLTTQKILYFSVSNVLGTQNVFGYDYARNPDANGVYNRQAIIPTADRFFFVGFFWTISQNKNENQLKNL is encoded by the coding sequence ATGAAAACCAAAATTACTCTTATTTTATTATTATTTACCATTTTTACTTTTGCCCAGAATACGATTTCAGGAAAAGTGGTTGATCAAAAAGGAAAACCGGTTCAGGGCGCTAATATTTACATAGACGGAACTTATGACGGAGCTACAAGTTCTGAAGACGGCAGCTTTTCATTCGAAACCAGCGAAAAAGGAAATAAATTTTTGGTGGTGAGTTTTTTGCTTTTCGAAACTTTCAAACAGGAAATAGACGTTGCCAATTATAAAGATCAAACGGTAAAACTAAGAGAGAACGTAAATGCACTTGATGCCGTTGTTATTACCGCGGGGACATTAGAATCAGGGGATAAAGCAAGAGTTTCAGTCTTAAAACCTCTGGATATTGTAACCACAGCCGGATCAGCCGGAAATATTATTGCAGCTTTGCAAACTTTACCGGGGACACAAAGCGTTGGCGAAGATGGACGTTTATTTGTTCGTGGAGGCGAGGCAAGCGAAACACAAACTTTTGTCGACGGACTTCGTGTCGCACAGCCTTATGGTGCAACGACTAATAATTTGCCCACCCGAAGCCGATTCTCTCCGTTTTTGTTTAGCGGAATTGCGTTTTCAACCGGAGGATATTCTGCCGAATATGGTGAAGCTCTATCAAGTGTTTTGTTGCTAAACACTCAGGATGAACCGGATCAGAATAAAACCGATATTGCTTTAATGACTGTAGGTTTGGGAGTAGGGAATACCCAAAAATGGAAAAAAAGCTCGTTCAGTATCAATACCAATTATATTAATCTGGCACCTTACCAGGCTGTAATTCCGCAGAACGTGGATTGGAATAATCCGTATCAGTCTTTGGGTGGTGAGGCCGTATATCGCTATAATTTTGAGAGAGGAATTTTTAAATTCTACGCTGCTTTTGATGCAGAGAAATTCGATTTGAATCAGAAAAATGTCAATTTTGCTAATCCTATCCGAACTGATCTGGACAACAATAACTTTTATCTGAATGCATCTTACAAGGGAGATTTCGGAACAGGCTGGCAGTTGACATCAGGAATTAGTTACGGGTACAGCAAAAACAAAATCAAATTTGATATTAATGATGTAGACAATAACGAAAATGCGGCACAGCTAAAATTGAAATTGAGAAAAAACATCTCGAATTATTTCAAATTGTCATTTGGAGCCGATTATTTCATCACAAAGTTTAATGAAAATTATACGGACAATAGCACTATAAACACAGCAAACGGTTACAATTCTAACATTGCCGCTTTTTATACGGAAGGAGACATTTTATTCTCGAAAAAACTGGCTGCAAAAGTAGGTTTCAGACTTTCGAATAACAGCTTGCTAAACGAAACCAATATTGCCCCAAGAGCTTCGCTGGCTTATAAAATTTCAAAAACCAGTCAGTTTTCATTTGCTTATGGAGACTTTACACAAACACCGGTAGTTGATTATATTAAATACTCCAAATACCACCAGTTTGAAAGTGAAAAAGCGAGACATTATATCTTAAATTATCAGTTTACAAAACCGGGACAAACTTTTAGAGCAGAGGCTTACTACAAAGATTACAGCAATTTAGTACAGTACAATACGAGAGATATTCAGTACAATTCGGTTTTCAACAACAACGGTTCGGGGTATGCAAAAGGATTGGATTTGTTTTGGAGAGACAGCAATCTGCATAAAAACCTGGAATACTGGATTTCTTATTCCTATATCGATTCAGAGAGACAGTACAAGAATTTCCCGGCGATGGTAACTCCTAGTTTTGTGGCTCATCATACCCTGTCTGTCGTAACAAAATATTTTATTACCGATTGGAAATCTCAAATTGGCTTTACGAACAGTTTCAGTTCCGGACGTCCGTACAATGATCCGAACCAGACTCAGTTCATGAATGGAAGAACAAAAGCGTATAATAGTTTGAGCTTCAACTGGGCTTATTTATTAACTACTCAAAAAATCCTGTATTTCTCTGTTTCGAATGTATTGGGAACTCAAAATGTTTTTGGATACGATTACGCCAGAAATCCAGATGCCAATGGAGTTTATAACAGACAAGCCATTATACCAACTGCAGATCGCTTTTTCTTCGTAGGTTTCTTTTGGACGATTAGTCAGAATAAGAATGAGAATCAGTTAAAGAATTTGTAA
- a CDS encoding YciI family protein, which yields MKKIVSFFALLLFCAIGFAQETETKFDEKLAKSLNADEYGMKKYVFCLLKSGTNTTASKEESKKLFEGHMENIGKLAKEGKLVVAGPFMKNDRNYRGIYIFNVETIEEAKALVATDPAIKANLLEAELTPWYATAALQETVKIHDKIARKKI from the coding sequence ATGAAAAAAATAGTATCATTTTTCGCTTTACTACTATTCTGTGCCATTGGATTTGCTCAGGAAACTGAAACTAAATTCGATGAAAAACTGGCCAAATCTCTGAATGCCGATGAGTATGGAATGAAAAAATATGTCTTCTGTCTTTTAAAATCCGGAACCAACACTACCGCATCCAAAGAAGAAAGCAAAAAACTGTTTGAAGGTCATATGGAGAATATCGGAAAATTAGCCAAAGAAGGAAAACTGGTTGTTGCGGGACCATTTATGAAAAACGATCGAAATTATCGCGGCATTTATATTTTCAATGTTGAAACCATAGAGGAAGCAAAAGCATTGGTGGCAACTGACCCCGCTATCAAAGCAAACTTACTGGAAGCTGAGTTAACCCCTTGGTACGCCACAGCAGCTTTGCAGGAAACTGTAAAAATACACGACAAAATTGCCCGAAAGAAAATATAA
- a CDS encoding sugar O-acetyltransferase, producing the protein MKTEKEKMIAGEYYLAGDPILVKERRKAKNLLHRLNVTEYRMTKKAKEILAELIPNAGKSFYIEPPFHCDYGYNISCGDNVYFNVNCVVLDCAPVNIGSNVFFAPNVQIYTATHPLDAELRKTLENALPISIGDDCWIGGNTVICPGITIGKGCVIGAGSVVTKDIPDNSLAVGNPAKIIRKLNQEPQ; encoded by the coding sequence ATGAAAACCGAAAAGGAAAAAATGATTGCCGGAGAATATTATCTGGCAGGTGACCCTATTTTAGTAAAAGAACGCCGAAAAGCCAAAAACTTACTGCACCGCTTAAACGTCACCGAATACCGAATGACCAAAAAAGCCAAGGAAATTCTGGCAGAACTAATTCCAAATGCAGGCAAGAGTTTTTACATTGAACCTCCTTTTCATTGCGACTATGGTTACAATATTTCATGCGGCGATAACGTTTATTTTAATGTAAACTGTGTTGTTTTGGACTGTGCTCCGGTAAATATTGGGTCAAATGTATTTTTTGCACCAAATGTTCAAATTTATACCGCCACGCATCCGCTTGACGCTGAACTCCGAAAAACACTCGAAAATGCTTTACCTATTTCTATCGGAGACGATTGCTGGATTGGCGGAAATACGGTAATCTGTCCGGGTATCACCATCGGGAAAGGCTGTGTGATTGGTGCGGGATCAGTAGTGACCAAAGACATTCCGGACAACTCGCTGGCCGTTGGAAATCCGGCAAAAATTATTCGAAAATTAAATCAGGAACCCCAATAA
- a CDS encoding DUF2141 domain-containing protein yields the protein MVKIITLLMLFICSLLSAQNVNLTVAVSGLKNNKGTVRIGLYNSDKTFLKTTYKSIVSEIKNNEATITFVGIPKGEYGISTYHDENDNGKMDRNMMGIPSEDYACSNNAKGFMGPPAYNDAKFNVNKDSKANIVF from the coding sequence ATGGTCAAAATTATCACTTTACTTATGCTGTTTATCTGCAGCTTGTTATCTGCCCAGAATGTCAATCTCACAGTTGCTGTTTCAGGGTTAAAAAACAATAAGGGAACCGTTAGAATAGGCTTGTACAATTCAGATAAAACATTTCTTAAGACGACTTATAAAAGTATTGTTTCCGAAATTAAAAATAATGAAGCTACGATAACTTTTGTTGGAATTCCCAAAGGAGAATACGGAATTTCAACTTATCATGACGAAAACGATAACGGAAAAATGGACCGTAATATGATGGGAATTCCTTCTGAAGATTATGCCTGTTCGAACAACGCGAAGGGATTTATGGGACCTCCGGCATATAACGATGCTAAATTTAACGTCAATAAGGATTCAAAAGCTAACATCGTATTTTAA
- a CDS encoding 2TM domain-containing protein: MEVNLNEEDKYYLAKKRVKEIKGFYGNLTAYVIVNLVLIFINLYTSPRYLWFYWPLMWWGIGVVFHGLKVFKVFPVLGKDWEEKKIKELMEKERENKNKWQ, from the coding sequence ATGGAAGTAAATTTGAATGAAGAGGATAAATATTACCTTGCAAAAAAGAGAGTGAAGGAAATCAAAGGATTCTATGGCAATTTAACGGCATATGTTATTGTAAATCTTGTTCTGATTTTTATCAATCTCTATACATCACCAAGGTATTTATGGTTTTACTGGCCTTTAATGTGGTGGGGAATTGGAGTAGTTTTTCACGGTTTGAAAGTCTTTAAAGTATTTCCGGTTCTCGGAAAAGACTGGGAAGAGAAAAAGATTAAAGAACTGATGGAAAAGGAGAGAGAGAATAAAAATAAATGGCAATAA
- a CDS encoding DinB family protein, with product MSESKRISNLYQSIYDGDPWLEVNLTKTLENVTAAQAYRKINPNLNTIWEITNHLIQWRRNILNRMQGEAVVTPDHNYFVPVLDPSEAAWEQSLQSLAKSQEAWNTFFQDFDDADLTKIYVNNGHTYYEHLHGIIQHDVYHLGQIVILKKLL from the coding sequence ATGTCAGAAAGTAAAAGAATTTCAAATCTGTATCAATCCATTTATGATGGAGATCCGTGGCTGGAAGTTAACTTAACCAAAACTCTGGAAAATGTAACTGCCGCACAGGCCTACCGAAAAATAAATCCTAACTTAAATACCATTTGGGAAATTACCAACCATTTGATCCAATGGAGGAGAAACATTCTGAACCGAATGCAGGGAGAGGCAGTAGTAACACCGGATCACAACTATTTTGTACCAGTTTTGGATCCGTCAGAAGCAGCCTGGGAGCAATCGCTTCAAAGTCTGGCAAAATCACAGGAAGCATGGAATACTTTCTTTCAGGATTTTGATGATGCGGATCTGACTAAAATATATGTAAATAATGGTCATACCTATTATGAACATCTTCACGGAATTATTCAGCATGACGTCTATCATTTAGGACAGATTGTTATCTTGAAAAAACTTCTTTAA
- a CDS encoding 2TM domain-containing protein → MGRYRRDRYEAFRDEISTDESYNLAYRKVKKIKGFYTHLKVYLIVNVIIIVSNLNRDYFSHSVSENELLDWRTYSTAIFWGIALVIHAFTVFGPDIFFSREWEQKKIQKYMERDAQNNNTKWQ, encoded by the coding sequence ATGGGACGATATAGAAGAGACAGGTATGAAGCTTTCAGAGATGAAATTAGTACAGACGAAAGCTACAATTTAGCCTATAGAAAAGTAAAAAAGATAAAAGGTTTTTATACACATTTAAAAGTGTATTTGATTGTAAACGTAATCATTATAGTTTCTAATTTAAACCGGGATTATTTCAGTCATAGTGTTTCTGAAAACGAATTGTTAGACTGGCGTACCTATTCGACAGCGATATTTTGGGGAATAGCTTTAGTTATTCACGCTTTTACGGTATTCGGCCCTGACATTTTTTTCAGCAGGGAATGGGAGCAAAAAAAGATCCAAAAATATATGGAGAGAGATGCTCAGAACAATAACACAAAATGGCAATAA